From one Mycobacterium colombiense CECT 3035 genomic stretch:
- a CDS encoding sugar phosphate isomerase/epimerase family protein yields MTASGRADRLGIGMLSVFGLPPIELVNLAADLGCRYVSVAVQGMPLVPLGYPPFSLRDDAVLRKNLLAAMGDRGVSVSLGDGFLVRPGADVSALGGDLDALAELAVPRINVVSLDPDLPRTLDQFAALTELAAQRHIGTVVEPVPGLTIGNLSSALAATEYVGRPDFRMLIDTMHLVRSGAGAAELAAVDPERIGYAQLNDTTLRPRGDNYLEEAMFERMVPGEGELPLHDLLSALPGDTIIEIEVPRRSFALAGVSPIDRLRPCVEAARRLLSQGRPEKPDATG; encoded by the coding sequence ATGACGGCCTCGGGGCGCGCGGACCGCCTCGGCATCGGCATGCTCAGCGTATTCGGGCTGCCCCCAATCGAATTGGTGAATCTGGCCGCGGACCTGGGTTGCCGGTACGTCTCGGTCGCCGTGCAGGGGATGCCGCTGGTGCCGCTGGGCTATCCCCCGTTCTCGTTGCGGGACGACGCCGTTCTGCGGAAGAACCTGCTCGCCGCGATGGGCGATCGGGGCGTGAGCGTCTCGCTCGGCGACGGTTTCCTGGTGCGGCCCGGCGCCGACGTGAGCGCGCTGGGCGGCGACCTCGACGCGCTGGCCGAGCTCGCTGTGCCGCGGATCAACGTGGTCAGCCTGGACCCCGACCTGCCCCGAACGCTCGACCAGTTCGCCGCACTGACCGAGCTCGCCGCGCAGCGCCATATCGGCACGGTCGTCGAACCGGTGCCCGGCCTGACCATCGGCAACCTGAGCTCCGCGCTGGCCGCCACGGAATACGTTGGCCGGCCGGACTTCCGAATGTTGATCGACACCATGCACCTGGTGCGGTCGGGTGCCGGGGCCGCCGAGCTCGCTGCCGTCGACCCCGAGCGCATCGGCTACGCCCAACTCAACGACACGACGCTGCGGCCACGCGGCGACAACTACCTGGAGGAGGCCATGTTCGAGCGGATGGTGCCCGGTGAGGGGGAACTTCCGCTGCATGACCTGCTGTCGGCGCTGCCCGGTGACACCATCATCGAAATCGAGGTTCCCCGAAGATCGTTCGCGCTGGCCGGGGTGAGTCCTATCGACCGTCTGCGCCCGTGCGTCGAGGCCGCCCGCCGTTTGTTGTCACAGGGCCGTCCCGAAAAACCTGACGCAACCGGATAG